From Oncorhynchus mykiss isolate Arlee chromosome 6, USDA_OmykA_1.1, whole genome shotgun sequence, the proteins below share one genomic window:
- the LOC110506761 gene encoding WD repeat-containing protein 76 isoform X4, producing the protein MEMKPANTENVVPVLHSAKDGCKPKKFTPDEVLVPNPSFKENQGTKRKRKTLHLKVEERIEKVKDEKEDKDMQPGSLSIYELERLENIRQNQVFLSSIKLLEAKQDLKPEKTQRGLKRQNNKVAWTEILPPRTKSLRIQKKEAERLPLPLEPHRIYYEVERIERTRKPEGPISMEPINMEEDSSLPPELLKLWTEDLIQEEKEELGLGEYRSTLKSMELSEIGGVAKVVKSRIFSVAFHPCSSRLLMAAGDKLGGVGLWNLDSDMGDEGVLLFEPHVQPVVCMAFSRSHPTDLLTLSYDGTLRSTDVEKAVFDEVYRIKDGLRTFDFLSHDCSTLVTGDWYGDVAIVDRRTPGTSHESLHSLDTKTVRCVHVHPVQKQYIMVAENSIVSIYDARCLKASSTEPVSQLYGHSKSISSAYFSPGTGNRVVTTCLDNNIRIYDTSELTSRAPLLTSIQQNLYTGRWLSKLQATWDPKRDDCFVVGSMQRPRRVQVFHESGQLQHSFQDPEITTVLSVTAFHPTRNALLGGNASGRLYVFTD; encoded by the exons AACGAAAAGAAAG AGAAAAACACTTCATTTGAAAGTGGAAGAAAGAATTGAAAAAGTCAAAGACGAGAAGGAAGACAAGGAT ATGCAACCTGGAAGTCTATCGATATATGAATTGGAACGGTTGGAAAATATCAGACAAAACCAAGTGTTCCTGTCCTCCATAAAACTGCTTGAG GCCAAGCAGGATTTGAAACCAGAAAAAACACAGCGAGGTCTCAAGAGACAGAACAA TAAGGTAGCCTGGACAGAGATACTGCCTCCTCGCACCAAGTCCTTGAGAATCCAGAAGAAGGAAGCAGAGCGACTCCCCCTGCCCCTGGAACCACACAGGATTTATTATGAAGTCGAACGA ATTGAACGTACCAGGAAGCCAGAGGGTCCCATTAGTATGGAGCCAATCAACATGGAGGAGGATAGTTCACTGCCACCTGAACTTCTCAAGCTGTGGACAGAG GATTTAATCCAAGAAGAAAAGGAGGAGTTGGGTCTGGGAGA GTACCGTAGTACTCTGAAGAGCATGGAGCTGAGTGAGATTGGAGGAGTAGCTAAGGTGGTGAAGAGTCGTATCTTCTCTGTTGCCTTCCACCCGTGTAGCAGTCGTCTGCTCATGGCTGCTGGGGACAAGTTGGGTGGAGTGGGGCTGTGGAACCTC GACTCTGATATGGGGGATGAGGGCGTGCTGCTATTTGAGCCACACGTCCAGCCGGTGGTCTGCATGGCCTTCTCCAGGTCACATCCTACAGACCTGTTGACCCTCAGCTACGACGGGACGCTACGGAGCACAGACGTGGAGAAAGCCGTTTTTGATGAG GTGTATCGGATCAAGGATGGCTTGAGAACCTTTGACTTCCTGTCACATGACTGTTCGACGCTGGTCACCGGGGACTGGTACGGAGACGTTGCCATCGTTGACAGGCGGACTCCAGG AACCTCTCATGAGTCCCTCCATAGCCTGGATACCAAGACGGTTCGCTGTGTTCACGTCCACCCTGTTCAGAAGCAGTACATCATGGTGGCTGAGAACAG TATTGTGAGCATTTACGATGCTCGATGTTTGAAGGCGTCGTCAACAGAGCCAGTCTCCCAGCTCTATGGTCACTCAAAGAGCATCTCAAGTGCCTACTTCTCTCCTGGCACTGGCAACAGAGTAGTGACCACCTGCCTAGACAACAACATCAG GATTTATGACACCTCGGAACTAACCTCCAGAGCTCCGCTACTGACCTCCATCCA ACAGAACTTGTACACAGGGCGCTGGCTGTCCAAGCTGCAAGCGACGTGGGACCCCAAGAGGGACGACTGCTTCGTTGTGGGCAGCATGCAGCGGCCTCGCAGAGTCCAG GTGTTCCATGAGAGTGGGCAGCTCCAGCACTCCTTCCAGGACCCAGAGATAACCACTGTGCTCTCAGTCACAGCCTTCCACCCCACCAGGAACGCTCTACTGGGGGGTAACGCCTCCGGGCGGCTGTACGTCTTCACCGACTGA
- the LOC110506761 gene encoding WD repeat-containing protein 76 isoform X5 — MKPANTENVVPVLHSAKDGCKPKKFTPDEVLVPNPSFKENQGTKRKRKTLHLKVEERIEKVKDEKEDKDMQPGSLSIYELERLENIRQNQVFLSSIKLLEAKQDLKPEKTQRGLKRQNNKVAWTEILPPRTKSLRIQKKEAERLPLPLEPHRIYYEVERIERTRKPEGPISMEPINMEEDSSLPPELLKLWTEDLIQEEKEELGLGEYRSTLKSMELSEIGGVAKVVKSRIFSVAFHPCSSRLLMAAGDKLGGVGLWNLDSDMGDEGVLLFEPHVQPVVCMAFSRSHPTDLLTLSYDGTLRSTDVEKAVFDEVYRIKDGLRTFDFLSHDCSTLVTGDWYGDVAIVDRRTPGTSHESLHSLDTKTVRCVHVHPVQKQYIMVAENSIVSIYDARCLKASSTEPVSQLYGHSKSISSAYFSPGTGNRVVTTCLDNNIRIYDTSELTSRAPLLTSIQQNLYTGRWLSKLQATWDPKRDDCFVVGSMQRPRRVQVFHESGQLQHSFQDPEITTVLSVTAFHPTRNALLGGNASGRLYVFTD, encoded by the exons AACGAAAAGAAAG AGAAAAACACTTCATTTGAAAGTGGAAGAAAGAATTGAAAAAGTCAAAGACGAGAAGGAAGACAAGGAT ATGCAACCTGGAAGTCTATCGATATATGAATTGGAACGGTTGGAAAATATCAGACAAAACCAAGTGTTCCTGTCCTCCATAAAACTGCTTGAG GCCAAGCAGGATTTGAAACCAGAAAAAACACAGCGAGGTCTCAAGAGACAGAACAA TAAGGTAGCCTGGACAGAGATACTGCCTCCTCGCACCAAGTCCTTGAGAATCCAGAAGAAGGAAGCAGAGCGACTCCCCCTGCCCCTGGAACCACACAGGATTTATTATGAAGTCGAACGA ATTGAACGTACCAGGAAGCCAGAGGGTCCCATTAGTATGGAGCCAATCAACATGGAGGAGGATAGTTCACTGCCACCTGAACTTCTCAAGCTGTGGACAGAG GATTTAATCCAAGAAGAAAAGGAGGAGTTGGGTCTGGGAGA GTACCGTAGTACTCTGAAGAGCATGGAGCTGAGTGAGATTGGAGGAGTAGCTAAGGTGGTGAAGAGTCGTATCTTCTCTGTTGCCTTCCACCCGTGTAGCAGTCGTCTGCTCATGGCTGCTGGGGACAAGTTGGGTGGAGTGGGGCTGTGGAACCTC GACTCTGATATGGGGGATGAGGGCGTGCTGCTATTTGAGCCACACGTCCAGCCGGTGGTCTGCATGGCCTTCTCCAGGTCACATCCTACAGACCTGTTGACCCTCAGCTACGACGGGACGCTACGGAGCACAGACGTGGAGAAAGCCGTTTTTGATGAG GTGTATCGGATCAAGGATGGCTTGAGAACCTTTGACTTCCTGTCACATGACTGTTCGACGCTGGTCACCGGGGACTGGTACGGAGACGTTGCCATCGTTGACAGGCGGACTCCAGG AACCTCTCATGAGTCCCTCCATAGCCTGGATACCAAGACGGTTCGCTGTGTTCACGTCCACCCTGTTCAGAAGCAGTACATCATGGTGGCTGAGAACAG TATTGTGAGCATTTACGATGCTCGATGTTTGAAGGCGTCGTCAACAGAGCCAGTCTCCCAGCTCTATGGTCACTCAAAGAGCATCTCAAGTGCCTACTTCTCTCCTGGCACTGGCAACAGAGTAGTGACCACCTGCCTAGACAACAACATCAG GATTTATGACACCTCGGAACTAACCTCCAGAGCTCCGCTACTGACCTCCATCCA ACAGAACTTGTACACAGGGCGCTGGCTGTCCAAGCTGCAAGCGACGTGGGACCCCAAGAGGGACGACTGCTTCGTTGTGGGCAGCATGCAGCGGCCTCGCAGAGTCCAG GTGTTCCATGAGAGTGGGCAGCTCCAGCACTCCTTCCAGGACCCAGAGATAACCACTGTGCTCTCAGTCACAGCCTTCCACCCCACCAGGAACGCTCTACTGGGGGGTAACGCCTCCGGGCGGCTGTACGTCTTCACCGACTGA
- the LOC110506761 gene encoding WD repeat-containing protein 76 isoform X3 — translation MVKEMKPANTENVVPVLHSAKDGCKPKKFTPDEVLVPNPSFKENQGTKRKRKTLHLKVEERIEKVKDEKEDKDMQPGSLSIYELERLENIRQNQVFLSSIKLLEAKQDLKPEKTQRGLKRQNNKVAWTEILPPRTKSLRIQKKEAERLPLPLEPHRIYYEVERIERTRKPEGPISMEPINMEEDSSLPPELLKLWTEDLIQEEKEELGLGEYRSTLKSMELSEIGGVAKVVKSRIFSVAFHPCSSRLLMAAGDKLGGVGLWNLDSDMGDEGVLLFEPHVQPVVCMAFSRSHPTDLLTLSYDGTLRSTDVEKAVFDEVYRIKDGLRTFDFLSHDCSTLVTGDWYGDVAIVDRRTPGTSHESLHSLDTKTVRCVHVHPVQKQYIMVAENSIVSIYDARCLKASSTEPVSQLYGHSKSISSAYFSPGTGNRVVTTCLDNNIRIYDTSELTSRAPLLTSIQQNLYTGRWLSKLQATWDPKRDDCFVVGSMQRPRRVQVFHESGQLQHSFQDPEITTVLSVTAFHPTRNALLGGNASGRLYVFTD, via the exons AACGAAAAGAAAG AGAAAAACACTTCATTTGAAAGTGGAAGAAAGAATTGAAAAAGTCAAAGACGAGAAGGAAGACAAGGAT ATGCAACCTGGAAGTCTATCGATATATGAATTGGAACGGTTGGAAAATATCAGACAAAACCAAGTGTTCCTGTCCTCCATAAAACTGCTTGAG GCCAAGCAGGATTTGAAACCAGAAAAAACACAGCGAGGTCTCAAGAGACAGAACAA TAAGGTAGCCTGGACAGAGATACTGCCTCCTCGCACCAAGTCCTTGAGAATCCAGAAGAAGGAAGCAGAGCGACTCCCCCTGCCCCTGGAACCACACAGGATTTATTATGAAGTCGAACGA ATTGAACGTACCAGGAAGCCAGAGGGTCCCATTAGTATGGAGCCAATCAACATGGAGGAGGATAGTTCACTGCCACCTGAACTTCTCAAGCTGTGGACAGAG GATTTAATCCAAGAAGAAAAGGAGGAGTTGGGTCTGGGAGA GTACCGTAGTACTCTGAAGAGCATGGAGCTGAGTGAGATTGGAGGAGTAGCTAAGGTGGTGAAGAGTCGTATCTTCTCTGTTGCCTTCCACCCGTGTAGCAGTCGTCTGCTCATGGCTGCTGGGGACAAGTTGGGTGGAGTGGGGCTGTGGAACCTC GACTCTGATATGGGGGATGAGGGCGTGCTGCTATTTGAGCCACACGTCCAGCCGGTGGTCTGCATGGCCTTCTCCAGGTCACATCCTACAGACCTGTTGACCCTCAGCTACGACGGGACGCTACGGAGCACAGACGTGGAGAAAGCCGTTTTTGATGAG GTGTATCGGATCAAGGATGGCTTGAGAACCTTTGACTTCCTGTCACATGACTGTTCGACGCTGGTCACCGGGGACTGGTACGGAGACGTTGCCATCGTTGACAGGCGGACTCCAGG AACCTCTCATGAGTCCCTCCATAGCCTGGATACCAAGACGGTTCGCTGTGTTCACGTCCACCCTGTTCAGAAGCAGTACATCATGGTGGCTGAGAACAG TATTGTGAGCATTTACGATGCTCGATGTTTGAAGGCGTCGTCAACAGAGCCAGTCTCCCAGCTCTATGGTCACTCAAAGAGCATCTCAAGTGCCTACTTCTCTCCTGGCACTGGCAACAGAGTAGTGACCACCTGCCTAGACAACAACATCAG GATTTATGACACCTCGGAACTAACCTCCAGAGCTCCGCTACTGACCTCCATCCA ACAGAACTTGTACACAGGGCGCTGGCTGTCCAAGCTGCAAGCGACGTGGGACCCCAAGAGGGACGACTGCTTCGTTGTGGGCAGCATGCAGCGGCCTCGCAGAGTCCAG GTGTTCCATGAGAGTGGGCAGCTCCAGCACTCCTTCCAGGACCCAGAGATAACCACTGTGCTCTCAGTCACAGCCTTCCACCCCACCAGGAACGCTCTACTGGGGGGTAACGCCTCCGGGCGGCTGTACGTCTTCACCGACTGA
- the LOC110506761 gene encoding WD repeat-containing protein 76 isoform X6 has protein sequence MKPANTENVVPVLHSAKDGCKPKKFTPDEVLVPNPSFKENQGTKRKMQPGSLSIYELERLENIRQNQVFLSSIKLLEAKQDLKPEKTQRGLKRQNNKVAWTEILPPRTKSLRIQKKEAERLPLPLEPHRIYYEVERIERTRKPEGPISMEPINMEEDSSLPPELLKLWTEDLIQEEKEELGLGEYRSTLKSMELSEIGGVAKVVKSRIFSVAFHPCSSRLLMAAGDKLGGVGLWNLDSDMGDEGVLLFEPHVQPVVCMAFSRSHPTDLLTLSYDGTLRSTDVEKAVFDEVYRIKDGLRTFDFLSHDCSTLVTGDWYGDVAIVDRRTPGTSHESLHSLDTKTVRCVHVHPVQKQYIMVAENSIVSIYDARCLKASSTEPVSQLYGHSKSISSAYFSPGTGNRVVTTCLDNNIRIYDTSELTSRAPLLTSIQQNLYTGRWLSKLQATWDPKRDDCFVVGSMQRPRRVQVFHESGQLQHSFQDPEITTVLSVTAFHPTRNALLGGNASGRLYVFTD, from the exons AACGAAAAGAAAG ATGCAACCTGGAAGTCTATCGATATATGAATTGGAACGGTTGGAAAATATCAGACAAAACCAAGTGTTCCTGTCCTCCATAAAACTGCTTGAG GCCAAGCAGGATTTGAAACCAGAAAAAACACAGCGAGGTCTCAAGAGACAGAACAA TAAGGTAGCCTGGACAGAGATACTGCCTCCTCGCACCAAGTCCTTGAGAATCCAGAAGAAGGAAGCAGAGCGACTCCCCCTGCCCCTGGAACCACACAGGATTTATTATGAAGTCGAACGA ATTGAACGTACCAGGAAGCCAGAGGGTCCCATTAGTATGGAGCCAATCAACATGGAGGAGGATAGTTCACTGCCACCTGAACTTCTCAAGCTGTGGACAGAG GATTTAATCCAAGAAGAAAAGGAGGAGTTGGGTCTGGGAGA GTACCGTAGTACTCTGAAGAGCATGGAGCTGAGTGAGATTGGAGGAGTAGCTAAGGTGGTGAAGAGTCGTATCTTCTCTGTTGCCTTCCACCCGTGTAGCAGTCGTCTGCTCATGGCTGCTGGGGACAAGTTGGGTGGAGTGGGGCTGTGGAACCTC GACTCTGATATGGGGGATGAGGGCGTGCTGCTATTTGAGCCACACGTCCAGCCGGTGGTCTGCATGGCCTTCTCCAGGTCACATCCTACAGACCTGTTGACCCTCAGCTACGACGGGACGCTACGGAGCACAGACGTGGAGAAAGCCGTTTTTGATGAG GTGTATCGGATCAAGGATGGCTTGAGAACCTTTGACTTCCTGTCACATGACTGTTCGACGCTGGTCACCGGGGACTGGTACGGAGACGTTGCCATCGTTGACAGGCGGACTCCAGG AACCTCTCATGAGTCCCTCCATAGCCTGGATACCAAGACGGTTCGCTGTGTTCACGTCCACCCTGTTCAGAAGCAGTACATCATGGTGGCTGAGAACAG TATTGTGAGCATTTACGATGCTCGATGTTTGAAGGCGTCGTCAACAGAGCCAGTCTCCCAGCTCTATGGTCACTCAAAGAGCATCTCAAGTGCCTACTTCTCTCCTGGCACTGGCAACAGAGTAGTGACCACCTGCCTAGACAACAACATCAG GATTTATGACACCTCGGAACTAACCTCCAGAGCTCCGCTACTGACCTCCATCCA ACAGAACTTGTACACAGGGCGCTGGCTGTCCAAGCTGCAAGCGACGTGGGACCCCAAGAGGGACGACTGCTTCGTTGTGGGCAGCATGCAGCGGCCTCGCAGAGTCCAG GTGTTCCATGAGAGTGGGCAGCTCCAGCACTCCTTCCAGGACCCAGAGATAACCACTGTGCTCTCAGTCACAGCCTTCCACCCCACCAGGAACGCTCTACTGGGGGGTAACGCCTCCGGGCGGCTGTACGTCTTCACCGACTGA